From the genome of Psychroserpens ponticola, one region includes:
- a CDS encoding type II glyceraldehyde-3-phosphate dehydrogenase, translating to MKNIAVIGYGVIGKRVADAINLQDDMRLTGVCDIISDWRIQNAVRKEYDIYAATSEASKEMKNAGIPVKGSMQDLLEKVDLVVDCTPKKIAAQNVTIYKEKGIKFIVQGGEKHETTGHSFSAENNYKSALNLDATRVVSCNTTSILRTLTALKRAGLLDYARGTLLRRATDPWESHLGGIMNTMVPERDIPSHQGPDAKSVDPDLDVITAAVKVPETLSHMHYWNVKLKKKASKEEVLDAFKTSSRIKLIQYDQGLVSNNTIKEMFLDMGRPWGDMYEVALWEDMLKVVGDELFYAYVVDNQAIVIPETIDAIRALTGIEKDASKSILKTNKSLSIT from the coding sequence ATGAAAAATATAGCAGTTATAGGATACGGAGTCATTGGCAAAAGAGTTGCTGATGCCATTAATTTACAAGATGATATGAGGCTTACGGGTGTGTGTGATATCATTAGCGATTGGCGCATTCAAAATGCCGTAAGAAAGGAATATGATATTTATGCTGCCACTTCGGAAGCTAGTAAAGAAATGAAAAATGCTGGCATTCCCGTAAAAGGAAGTATGCAAGACCTTTTGGAAAAAGTTGACCTGGTTGTGGACTGTACGCCCAAAAAGATTGCAGCACAAAACGTGACAATTTATAAGGAAAAAGGCATCAAATTTATAGTTCAGGGTGGCGAAAAACACGAAACTACAGGACATTCCTTTAGTGCAGAAAACAATTATAAATCAGCTTTAAATTTAGATGCTACACGGGTAGTTTCCTGTAATACCACTTCTATCTTAAGAACATTGACCGCTCTAAAAAGAGCTGGTTTATTGGATTATGCCAGAGGAACACTTTTAAGAAGAGCTACAGATCCTTGGGAAAGCCATCTAGGCGGTATTATGAATACAATGGTTCCCGAAAGAGATATTCCGAGCCATCAAGGTCCTGACGCTAAAAGTGTCGATCCTGATTTGGATGTCATCACTGCCGCTGTAAAAGTGCCAGAAACCTTAAGTCATATGCATTACTGGAATGTAAAATTAAAGAAAAAAGCTAGCAAAGAAGAAGTGCTTGATGCCTTTAAAACATCTAGTCGTATAAAGCTAATTCAATATGATCAAGGCTTAGTTTCAAACAATACCATTAAGGAAATGTTCTTGGATATGGGAAGACCTTGGGGCGATATGTACGAAGTGGCGCTATGGGAAGATATGCTGAAAGTTGTTGGTGACGAACTTTTTTACGCTTACGTAGTAGATAACCAAGCTATTGTAATCCCTGAAACTATTGATGCTATTAGAGCACTTACAGGAATTGAAAAAGACGCATCAAAGTCTATTTTGAAAACGAATAAAAGCCTTTCAATTACATAA